Proteins from one Falco naumanni isolate bFalNau1 chromosome 10, bFalNau1.pat, whole genome shotgun sequence genomic window:
- the CAT gene encoding catalase, with protein MADGRDDASQQLKQWRSQRGSQKPDVLTTGAGNPVGDKLNILTVGPRGPLLVQDVVFTDEMAHFDRERIPERVVHAKGAGAFGYFEVTHDITQYCKAKVFEHIGKRTPIAIRFSTVAGESGSADTVRDPRGFAMKFYTEEGNWDLVGNNTPIFFIRDAMLFPSFIHTQKRNPQTHLKDPDMVWDFWSLRPESLHQVSFLFSDRGIPDGYRHMNGYGSHTFKLVNASGRPVYCKFHAKTDQGIKNLPVEEAGRLASTDPDYGIRDLYNAIAKGDYPSWSFYIQVMTFEEAEKFPFNPFDVTKIWPHGDYPLIPVGKLVLNRNPVNYFAEVEQLAFDPSNMPPGIEPSPDKMLQGRLFSYPDTHRHRLGPNYLQIPVNCPFRARVANYQRDGLMCVSDNQGGAPNYYPNSFTGPEDQPIVKESRMSVSGDVQRFNSANEDNVTQVRDFYTKVLKEDERQRLCKNIADHLKDAQLFIQKRAVKNFTDVHPDYGARVQALLDKYNADSGKKDVIRTYTQSASRVSAKERSNL; from the exons ATGGCTGACGGCCGGGACGACGCCTcgcagcagctgaagcagtggCGGAGCCAGCGGGGCTCGCAG aaacCAGATGTTTTGACCACTGGTGCTGGCAACCCTGTAGGGGATAAGCTTAATATTCTGACAGTAGGGCCACGTGGACCTCTTCTTGTTCAAGATGTTGTTTTCACTGATGAGATGGCTCATTTTGACAGAGAGAGGATTCCTGAAAGAGTTGTGCATGCAAAAGGGGCAG gagcCTTTGGCTACTTTGAAGTCACTCATGATATTACCCAGTATTGTAAGGCAAAAGTGTTTGAACATATTGGAAAAAGAACTCCGATTGCTATACGATTCTCCACTGTTG CTGGAGAATCTGGGTCAGCTGATACAGTTCGTGATCCTCGAGGCTTTGCAATGAAATTCTATACAGAGGAGGGTAATTGGGATCTTGTGGGAAATAATACTCCTATCTTCTTCATTCGGGATGCCATGTTG TTTCCGTCCTTCATCCATACCCAAAAGAGGAACCCTCAGACTCATTTGAAGGATCCAGACATGGTGTGGGACTTCTGGAGTCTTCGCCCTGAGTCTTTGCATCAA GTGTCTTTCTTGTTCAGTGATCGTGGTATCCCTGATGGTTATCGCCATATGAATGGATATGGATCGCACACTTTTAAACTGGTTAACGCTAGTGGAAGGCCAGTTTATTGCAAGTTCCATGCAAAg ACTGACCAGGGCATCAAAAATCTTCCTGTTGAAGAAGCAGGAAGATTGGCTTCTACTGATCCTGATTATGGAATACGTGATCTTTACAATGCCATTGCCAAGGGGGACTATCCATCTTGGTCTTTCTACATTCAAGTTATGACAtttgaagaagcagagaagtttCCATTTAATCCTTTTGATGTAACTAAG ATTTGGCCGCATGGTGACTACCCTCTCATCCCTGTGGGAAAGCTTGTCTTGAACAGGAATCCTGTGAATTACTTTGCAGAGGTAGAACAGTTGGCCTTCGATCCTAGCAACATGCCACCTGGTATTGAACCTAGCCCTGATAAAATGCTGCAG GGTCGCCTTTTTTCGTATCCTGACACTCATAGACACCGTCTGGGACCTAACTATCTACAAATTCCTGTGAACTGCCCCTTCAGAGCTCGTGTGGCCAATTACCAGAGGGATGGACTAATGTGTGTTTCTGACAACCAAG gtgGTGCTCCAAACTATTATCCAAATAGTTTTACTGGTCCAGAAGATCAGCCCATTGTAAAAGAGAGCCGTATGTCTGTTTCGGGAGATGTGCAGCGCTTCAATAGTGCAAATGAAGATAATGTGACTCAG GTGCGAGATTTCTATACGAAAGTGCTGAAGGAGGATGAACGCCAAAGGCTGTGTAAAAACATTGCTGATCATCTTAAAGATGCACAACTCTTCATTCAGAAGAGAGCT GTGAAAAACTTCACTGATGTTCATCCTGACTATGGTGCCCGTGTTCAGGCTTTGCTGGACAAATACAATGCTGACAGTGGGAAGAAG gATGTGATTAGGACATATACACAATCCGCATCTCGTGTGTCTGCCAAAGAAAGATCCAACTTGTAA